In Drosophila suzukii unplaced genomic scaffold, CBGP_Dsuzu_IsoJpt1.0 scf_10, whole genome shotgun sequence, the sequence TAAAGtacactggtcggcataagtattttgacaaaacaaaagttaaatatactcataatttgaacttacttcttgtaaactttGACATCAATAGAAAGgtaaataatagtaactgaaaaaagaatttctcaaaaatcattttgcttatattttgtATGATTTTTTATAGGTAAAAATGTCGGAAAAAACTTgtatgaaaaaagaaaaacagctCAAATGAATGTttctaaacattttcaaaaaatcataaaaaaataagcaaactgatttttttttaccattatttttgtttaaagaaactgcaacaaaaaatggaaaaaaaatttaaaacgtAGATTTTTACACAAGTTTGACCTTTTTAATAAGTACTGAAcgggttaaaaaaaaatgtattgtatAATTTAAACTGCacttaaattacctttccattgatgccaaagtgtACAAaaagtaagttcaaattatgagtatactttacttttgtttcgtcaaaatacttatgccgaccagtgtatAAGTTAACTAAAGGCAACCGGACTGAGAGTCAATGTCGGAAGATTAAGCGCTGGCCAAATTGCTGACACTGCATTTTACTGGACGCTCCTGCGTACTGGCGTCGATACTTTTGCGGGACATCTTCTgcaacaacatcggcagctGCTTGCCTGTCTCACTGCGCTATCATCAACTTGCTCCTCTCTACCGTTGCACCAACAAgaacatcagccggagcttttgttgtccgctttGTGTcacattcgccgtccgcctggctctaatatcggcgcgctccaCGGAGTTGCGCTTACGTCATCTTCCGTCGCTCTCCTGACGCtccatcaacaacatcagccggagctcttgttgtccgctttgcgcgacattcgccgtcctCCTGGCcctaatatcggcgcgctcctcggagttgcgctttCATTATCTTCCTTCTCTCTCCCGAAGTACCTAGAACATCTGGATTCTTACTTATCATCGCCTAATAGATATGCGCTCGACGCTTTTGACGTTCGACTTTCTAAAACAACTTTTCTCGACACATTTGGCTGGATGGCGAACCTCTCAGAGTGCTCTCTGGAGATGCTCtcgccatcaacaacaacaatggcatTTTACTGTGgcattttttaagaaattataaGCTACAGCTGTTCAGCTCAGCTGATATTGGGTGAGCTCGGTGGGAATGGGAGTCTAACATTTGTCAAAGGCGCATCCATCCCCCAATTTGGCAAGCATTTTTGGAAAGAAATTGAATGGAAGGAAATTGTTATAAACACTTAAAAGGGTCTTAACGGTTATAGCTTGTGGAAACTATAGTCCCTATTCTCTAGGTCCTATGCACTATATTTTCACGACGGAATGGAAATCTCACTCTTGATAAATTTtccaatataaaaaaaaaacgctaAAAACGTACCACATGCAAGCCCtcaagttgtatttgttttgcgTTGCTGCCACGAATGGCGGAAATGCCAACTGTTTCACACGAAGTGCTATGTTGGAAGAGGCTATTAGCGCTGAAATTGTTTCTGCGGCAAGcctgatataaatatttgtatatatttctcacATCTCTAATGGATATTATTAGAAGTGGTTACAGATAGATCAATGTGTGGAATATTTTGCTCAATTTTGCATAATGTTGGATTACATTCACTTAAGATTCCAAACGCACTGAAAGAAATTCTGAGAAATCGTGGCCCTGATGTGCAAGACGAAATAATCGTAGATTATGATGCTggacaaataattttttccgGCAACGTATTATGGCAACAGGGGGAAAGTATTCAAAAACAACCCGTGGTTACCAATGACATCATATTCCTCTTTAATGGAGACATTTACAATTTACCAAAGCCAGAGTCGATGTCTGATACGTCTTGGATAGCGAGCAAAATATCAGAATGccgaaataatgaaaataagCTACTGCAGCTGTTGAAGAAATGGGAGGGACCTCattgttttataatttatgaCAAACGAGATCAAATACTTTATTTCTCTCGCGATGCACTGGGAAGAAATTCGTTAATTATTGAACGCATTCCGAAGGGTTTACATTTATTGAGCACATCCCACTGTTTTGAAAATGATAAATTATCATTGGAACTGCCACCACTGGGCCTTTATAAAGTTAACATTAACGATCTTACTTCATGCATATTGCACCCGTGGCAGCCTctaaataattattgtgttGAGCTATTAAGCAGACTTGACCAATTAGTTGGCTGGAAAACTACAGTGGAGAGTCCAATGTCCCCAGAGTGGATGTTAAAAAGTAAGCTCACATTTGATTACGACTtctataaatatacatataccgACAGTCATGTAGACCTTTACAACAAACTAATTAGTCATCCACAAATCAAGGAGTCACTAGCGACACTCCATAAACTGCTATCCAACTCGGTAAGAAATCGGGTTACAAACAAGGCCCCACTTTGCCGCCTTTGCTTGGAAAAAATGACAACTTTATGCGAACATGCCAAGTTGTGTATATTATTTTCGGGTGGCATCGACTGCACCATCTTGGCCTTGCTAGCTAACGAATTTGTAGCACAAAATGAACCGATAGAGCTTATTAATGTAGCTTTTGAAAGCGTTAAGGATCAAAATATTTCTGAGAAGCTATGGGACGTTCCCGATCGCAAAACTGCACTGCTATCTATCAATGAACTAAAGCAACTTTGTCCCAAGAGGTGCTGGAAACTCTTAGAAGTTAATGTAACCCGTCGGGAATTGGACCAGACTCTTACAACACGTATCAGGCACCTAATATATCCACTTGAAACAGTTTTAGATGAGAGTCTCGGTTGTGCCTTTTGGTTTGCTTCGCATTGCGATAGCTCTACTGCCAGAGTCGCCCTAATTGGTAGTGGGGCAGATGAATTATTTGGTGGGTATGCCCGCCATCGCAAGAGCTTCATGCATTGCCAGGGCAGCGCCACAGAACGCCAGCTTGCCGTGCACAACGAACTTGAAATGGACTGGCAACGAATACCTGCCCGGAATTTAGCCAGAGACGACCGAGTTATTGCAGATAATGGTAAAACGGCTAGATCCCCATTTATCGAGGAGAACGTTGTTAAATTTATTAGATCTTTAGAAGTGTACCAAAAATGTTGCTTTTGTTTCCCCGAAGGTGTCGGTGATAAATTGCTTCTAAGACTATATGGCTATCAACTAGGACTGCGAGGCGTAGTATTGCTTAAGAAACGAGCTATTCAGTTCGGATCACGAAttgcaaacaaaaaacataaagCTGTTCACCAGTCGGATACTCTTAAACAAAAGCTGGCAACAAAAGTAAACTTAAGCCATgaattttcttaattaattaaatataaaaaacacgatttaaaaaggttaatttttttaattttgcgccAGATTAATTAACGGAAACCACACCCACCATTGGGGTTttttaacacattttttttgtatcttagCAACTTCTACAACAACTGCAGAAAGAAAACCACCATTGTAACCTGTTATTATACCTgctactcgtagagtaaaagggtattttGTATTCGGGGAAAAGTTCGTGACAGGTAAAAGGTAGCGTtttcaagcccataaagtatataaatttgtcGGAGAATTAAAGTCATCTCCATGCAGGTCGTCATTGTTGGACGCTTGATCTTTCGGCTTCTGGTGTTCCGTGTCTCAATTCTGGCGGATGCAGCTCTTCTTCAGTCTTCGTTGCCTTTGTTGCTCATTATTGTCTCTTAGATACACTCGCATGACAACCTCACGCCACGATAAAAACCAGAAGGACACGAGAGAGCAGATCTATCAACGCATACAAAGTCTGCCAGCAGAACCCATGGTCAGACCTTATCGAAATGCTGCATTACTTCCTCTCCGACATATCCTTTATCAGGATCCcttatacctgttactcgtagagtaaaagggtatattgtatTCGGGGAAGCGTTTTCGAGGCCATAAAGtacactggtcggcataagtattttgacaaaacaaaagtgaaatatactcataatttgaacttacttcttgtaaactttGACATCAATAGAAAGgtaaataatagtaactgaaaaaagagtttctcaaaaatcattttgcttatattttgtATGATTTTTTATAGGTAAAAATGTCGGAAAAAACTTgtatgaaaaaagaaaaacagctCAAATGAATGTttctaaacattttcaaaaaatcataaaaaaataagcaaactgattttttttaccattatttttgtttaaagaaactgcaacaaaaaatggaaaaaaaatttaaaaagtagaTTTTTACACAAGTTCGACCTTTTTAATAAGTACTGAAcgggttaaaaaaaaatgtattgtatAATTTAAACTGCACTTAAATTACCTTTCAATTGATTCCAAAGTGTACAAaaagtaagttcaaattatgagtatactttacttttgtttcgtcaaaatacttatgccgACCAGCCAAATGCCA encodes:
- the LOC139354597 gene encoding asparagine synthetase domain-containing protein CG17486-like, producing MCGIFCSILHNVGLHSLKIPNALKEILRNRGPDVQDEIIVDYDAGQIIFSGNVLWQQGESIQKQPVVTNDIIFLFNGDIYNLPKPESMSDTSWIASKISECRNNENKLLQLLKKWEGPHCFIIYDKRDQILYFSRDALGRNSLIIERIPKGLHLLSTSHCFENDKLSLELPPLGLYKVNINDLTSCILHPWQPLNNYCVELLSRLDQLVGWKTTVESPMSPEWMLKSKLTFDYDFYKYTYTDSHVDLYNKLISHPQIKESLATLHKLLSNSVRNRVTNKAPLCRLCLEKMTTLCEHAKLCILFSGGIDCTILALLANEFVAQNEPIELINVAFESVKDQNISEKLWDVPDRKTALLSINELKQLCPKRCWKLLEVNVTRRELDQTLTTRIRHLIYPLETVLDESLGCAFWFASHCDSSTARVALIGSGADELFGGYARHRKSFMHCQGSATERQLAVHNELEMDWQRIPARNLARDDRVIADNGKTARSPFIEENVVKFIRSLEVYQKCCFCFPEGVGDKLLLRLYGYQLGLRGVVLLKKRAIQFGSRIANKKHKAVHQSDTLKQKLATKVNLSHEFS